One Bacteroidota bacterium DNA segment encodes these proteins:
- the rlmN gene encoding 23S rRNA (adenine(2503)-C(2))-methyltransferase RlmN, which yields MYKFHNTLVKKADIRTLSLEELKIFFVEKGEKPFRAKQVYEWLWQKSARSFDEMTSLSKETRGLLDQHFIINAVVVDNFQVSSDRTIKDAFRLYDGNIVEGVLIPTSERMTACISSQVGCSLTCKFCATGRLSRLRNLDAAEIYDQVVLIKKQAEEKYNIPLSNIVYMGMGEPLLNYKEVMESVEKITSPAGLGMSPQRITVSTAGIAKMIKKLGDDNVKFNLALSLHAANDEKRNKLMPINEQNSLDALADALNYFYDKTGTRVTFEYIVFKDFNDSISDAQELVDFWKRVPSKINIIEYNPIDGGEFQQTTEQRLKAFVAHLEKNKIIVNVRRSRGKDIDAACGQLANKNDPGLLQRKLK from the coding sequence TTGTATAAATTCCATAATACATTGGTTAAAAAGGCAGACATACGAACATTATCATTAGAAGAATTAAAAATTTTTTTTGTTGAAAAAGGAGAAAAGCCTTTTCGTGCAAAACAAGTATATGAATGGCTTTGGCAAAAATCAGCCCGTTCATTCGATGAAATGACAAGCCTCTCTAAAGAGACCCGTGGATTGCTTGATCAACACTTTATTATCAATGCCGTTGTGGTCGATAATTTCCAGGTGAGCAGCGACAGGACTATTAAGGACGCATTTCGGTTGTATGATGGAAATATTGTTGAAGGAGTTTTGATACCTACAAGCGAACGTATGACGGCTTGTATTTCATCACAAGTTGGCTGCAGTTTAACCTGTAAATTTTGTGCAACGGGCCGCTTATCGCGTTTGCGAAACCTGGATGCTGCGGAAATCTATGATCAGGTTGTATTGATTAAGAAGCAGGCTGAAGAAAAGTATAATATACCACTTTCGAATATTGTATACATGGGTATGGGTGAGCCATTGCTCAATTATAAGGAGGTGATGGAATCGGTTGAGAAGATCACTTCACCTGCAGGATTAGGAATGTCGCCGCAGCGAATCACAGTGTCTACCGCAGGAATAGCGAAAATGATAAAAAAGCTTGGGGATGATAATGTGAAGTTTAATCTGGCCTTATCACTTCATGCGGCAAATGATGAAAAGCGGAATAAGCTGATGCCAATTAATGAGCAAAACTCTTTAGATGCGTTAGCGGACGCCTTGAATTATTTTTACGATAAAACAGGTACGCGTGTAACCTTCGAATACATTGTGTTCAAAGATTTTAATGATTCGATCAGTGATGCGCAGGAGTTGGTTGATTTCTGGAAGCGAGTGCCCAGTAAAATAAATATCATTGAGTATAACCCCATTGATGGAGGCGAATTTCAACAAACAACAGAGCAGCGGCTCAAGGCATTCGTAGCACATCTGGAGAAAAACAAAATTATTGTAAATGTGCGCAGGAGCAGGGGGAAAGATATTGACGCCGCCTGCGGGCAGCTTGCAAATAAGAATGATCCGGGATTGTTGCAGAGGAAGTTAAAGTAA